TTTTAGGTAGGGGTGCTGGGCCTCTGAAACTAAGATTGAATAATCTAAAGGGCCTGTTTCTGCCCTTGCCAACTCCATGGCGCTCCCAACCACGATCTCCACCTGCCCATCGCCATTTTGAAGTTGGTTGACAAAGATCTTTGCTCCTTCGTCAAGAGGGATCACTGAGATTCCTTGGGCAGCAAAATGCTTTTTCAACGAGTCAGTAACCATACCTCCATCCCATGGTCCCCAACCCAAGGACTTGACCACAAGATTTGGTCGCCGCCCTTGCAGATCCTGACAAATCTTATTGAGTCGTTCATTGGCCATAGCGTAGTCCGCTTGCCCTAAATTGCCCACACGGCCAGCAACCGAGGAAAATACACAAAGGTGAGTTAAGCTACTTTCGAGGCCCGCTGCCAAGAGATTCTCTAAGCCCAAAACCTTTGTTTTGTAAACCCACTTAAAGTCATCATCGCTCTTGTCTTTGATCAGCTTATCCGCAAGAACTCCTGCACCATGAACCAACCCTTTAATGGGTCCCCAACTAGATTGGATCTGATTGATGATCTCTTTGATATCATCTTGATTAGTAACATCCACAGGATAGTAAGCAACTTGAGACCCTGCATCCTCCATAGCCTTGAGGTTCGCCTTGACCTCTCGTTCCCGCAGGACCTTGTCCACCAGATTTTTGATGGCTGGCACCTGGGGAGACTCTCCAGCATCCTTCGCTTCCTGGAACAAGGCTGTCATCAAGTCCTTTTGTGTCCTACAAGGCTGCCAGCGGTCTTGGTCTACGTTCAGAGGCGATCGCCCCAGAATCGCAATTTTTAACGGCTTAGTTTCTGCCAATGCCTGGATGCAAGACGCGGTAACTCCTCTCGCTCCTCCACTAACAAGAACCACGTCGTGATCATTTAGTGGCTGCCAGCTCTTGTTGAAGCTAGTCACATCGAAGCTTGTGATGTCGACTAGATAACGCTGACCATTCCGGTACGCAATATCGATATCATGCCCACCATAGATCAACTCCTCGAAAAGTTGCTTTGCAAAGGACTTGGAATCCTCGGTCGCATCTAAGTTAACCCCCTTGCAGATGAGCT
The Pseudobacteriovorax antillogorgiicola genome window above contains:
- a CDS encoding SDR family NAD(P)-dependent oxidoreductase, with translation MPGFQKAIPTEVLPIMILDDGRGVAAELARLLQNHHLHAKVVKKLTGHEQSLVDLSALFAKSDQAFSLFQHARVIARNCQDTSGIYMVAQGHGFIPEEGLGINQYQGATGAIPLAKTMAKELPQLICKGVNLDATEDSKSFAKQLFEELIYGGHDIDIAYRNGQRYLVDITSFDVTSFNKSWQPLNDHDVVLVSGGARGVTASCIQALAETKPLKIAILGRSPLNVDQDRWQPCRTQKDLMTALFQEAKDAGESPQVPAIKNLVDKVLREREVKANLKAMEDAGSQVAYYPVDVTNQDDIKEIINQIQSSWGPIKGLVHGAGVLADKLIKDKSDDDFKWVYKTKVLGLENLLAAGLESSLTHLCVFSSVAGRVGNLGQADYAMANERLNKICQDLQGRRPNLVVKSLGWGPWDGGMVTDSLKKHFAAQGISVIPLDEGAKIFVNQLQNGDGQVEIVVGSAMELARAETGPLDYSILVSEAQHPYLKSHQVKGRVVVPVVLLVEWISRLTESFAKQGELHQIKVYKGIIIDDFELGEWIQVRIENDQIQAFHQGKLCFGARLRQKTERPHQRTVLSSSCPWHRDLSPYDDALFHGHDFQVIRRLDHASSEGCQGTLAASASLDGQDRAWNTNCAVLDGGLQLAVTWFKDKTSMDSLPTDIEAVQVFESPKFGEDVTCYLTLRHQTKLKSQWDIDYEDDQGRTLARITGLSIHAVPTGY